One stretch of Thermococcus sp. 21S9 DNA includes these proteins:
- the hisIE gene encoding bifunctional phosphoribosyl-AMP cyclohydrolase/phosphoribosyl-ATP diphosphatase HisIE — MGAEELIEKVDWEKNGGIVPVIVQDTKGEVLTLAYMDREALRRTLETGYAHYYSRSQGRVRMKGEVSGNTQRVKEIRIDCDGDALLLIVEQKGVACHTGNYSCFYRKLGEPERVLPMDYSLTILRELEELIRRRKEEPVEGSYTSELFKAGKERIYKKFGEEAVEVLVAETREGLIYETADMLYHLLVLLAYNGVSLGEVMAELRRRRK; from the coding sequence ATGGGGGCTGAGGAGCTGATTGAAAAGGTCGACTGGGAGAAGAACGGCGGAATCGTTCCCGTCATAGTTCAGGACACGAAGGGGGAGGTTCTAACGCTGGCCTATATGGACAGAGAAGCGCTGAGGAGGACCCTTGAGACGGGCTACGCCCACTACTACTCCCGCTCGCAGGGCAGGGTGAGAATGAAGGGTGAAGTCAGCGGGAACACCCAGAGGGTTAAGGAAATCCGGATAGACTGCGACGGCGACGCGCTCCTGCTCATAGTCGAGCAGAAGGGCGTTGCCTGCCACACCGGGAACTACTCCTGCTTCTACCGGAAGCTTGGTGAGCCTGAGCGCGTTCTGCCGATGGACTACTCGCTCACAATCCTCAGGGAGCTTGAGGAGCTGATACGGAGGAGGAAGGAAGAGCCGGTCGAAGGTTCCTACACCTCGGAGCTTTTCAAAGCTGGAAAGGAGAGGATTTACAAGAAGTTCGGCGAGGAGGCGGTGGAAGTCCTCGTTGCCGAGACGCGGGAAGGCCTCATCTACGAAACCGCCGACATGCTCTACCACCTGCTCGTTCTCCTCGCTTACAACGGCGTTTCCCTCGGGGAGGTTATGGCCGAGCTGAGGAGGCGGAGGAAGTGA
- the hisC gene encoding histidinol-phosphate transaminase, producing MISELVKSFQPYRVVEGNYRIRLDKNESPYDLPDWVKEEIFEELRELDFNRYPSITSLPAREAIAEFYGLSPDNVAVGNGSDELLSYLVRLFEGNHIITTPPTFGMYSFYARLNGVPVVEVPLREDFTIDGEAIARKAENARAIFIASPNNPTGNLQPEEEIVRVLETGRPVILDEAYAEFAGKSLWKLIEDYKNLVVLRTFSKAFGMAGIRAGYMLAGEEVVDALYRVKSPFSVGIMTMTAVKVALRHADLMERRVRKIVEERERMRRKLGELAYPSDANFLLVKLDAYEELLKRGIVVRKLSGRLEGHIRVTVGRRWENDAFLKAVREIVGG from the coding sequence GTGATAAGCGAGCTGGTCAAGTCATTTCAGCCGTATCGCGTCGTGGAGGGGAACTACCGGATAAGGCTCGACAAGAACGAAAGCCCCTACGACCTGCCGGACTGGGTGAAGGAGGAAATCTTCGAGGAGCTGAGGGAGCTTGACTTCAACCGCTATCCGAGCATAACCTCCCTGCCGGCGCGGGAAGCTATAGCGGAGTTCTACGGTCTCTCGCCGGACAACGTGGCCGTCGGAAACGGGAGCGACGAGCTGTTGAGCTACCTCGTGAGGCTCTTCGAGGGGAACCACATAATCACGACCCCACCGACCTTCGGAATGTACTCCTTCTATGCGAGGCTGAACGGCGTTCCGGTCGTTGAAGTGCCCCTTCGGGAGGACTTCACGATTGACGGGGAGGCGATAGCCAGAAAAGCAGAAAACGCGAGGGCAATCTTCATAGCGTCGCCCAACAACCCCACCGGAAACCTCCAGCCTGAGGAGGAAATCGTCAGAGTTCTCGAAACCGGAAGGCCTGTAATCCTCGACGAGGCCTACGCGGAGTTCGCGGGAAAGAGCCTCTGGAAGCTCATCGAGGATTACAAGAACCTCGTGGTGCTGAGGACGTTCTCCAAAGCCTTCGGAATGGCCGGAATCAGGGCCGGCTACATGCTGGCGGGCGAAGAGGTTGTAGATGCACTCTATCGGGTAAAGTCCCCCTTCAGCGTTGGAATCATGACGATGACCGCTGTGAAGGTGGCGCTTAGACATGCAGACCTGATGGAGAGGCGCGTTAGGAAAATCGTCGAGGAGCGCGAGAGGATGAGGAGAAAGCTCGGGGAGCTGGCCTATCCGAGCGACGCCAACTTCCTCCTCGTTAAACTCGACGCCTACGAGGAGCTTTTGAAGAGGGGCATAGTGGTGAGAAAGCTCTCGGGAAGGCTGGAAGGCCACATACGAGTAACCGTCGGCAGGAGATGGGAGAACGACGCCTTCCTGAAGGCCGTGAGGGAAATAGTGGGTGGTTAA
- a CDS encoding HAD family hydrolase, with translation MWVVFDVDGTLIDVGKSYDMAVKLTVEYFLRAFGVEREIELEWVRKLRSKGRFGDDFKVSEALILFSMAGDVEALVEEFPAGEGIEWVRERFGIGMYRGSIERVFNTFYLGEAYPGRLFDFPGLWRKEKPLIEAELLRELSEKFRVGVVTGRSELELKLAEKILGFRFKNAITRELGLKPNPDLLWELVKGERGVYVGDTLNDELFVENYRRKYGDFGFVMVGRDVENVSEFVENLLGDNLKNGPE, from the coding sequence GTGTGGGTGGTCTTTGATGTGGACGGGACGCTGATAGACGTGGGCAAGAGCTACGACATGGCCGTCAAGCTGACTGTGGAGTACTTCCTCCGGGCCTTCGGGGTGGAGCGGGAAATCGAGCTTGAGTGGGTCAGAAAACTGCGCTCCAAGGGTCGCTTCGGCGACGACTTCAAGGTGAGCGAGGCGCTGATTCTTTTCTCAATGGCGGGCGACGTTGAGGCCTTAGTGGAGGAGTTCCCGGCTGGAGAGGGCATAGAGTGGGTTCGGGAGCGGTTCGGGATTGGAATGTACCGGGGGAGCATAGAGAGGGTCTTTAACACCTTCTACCTCGGGGAAGCCTATCCCGGAAGGCTCTTCGACTTTCCGGGCCTCTGGAGGAAGGAAAAACCGCTCATCGAGGCGGAGCTTTTAAGGGAACTTTCGGAGAAGTTCAGAGTTGGGGTCGTCACGGGCAGGAGCGAGCTTGAGCTTAAGCTGGCCGAAAAAATCCTCGGCTTCCGCTTTAAGAACGCCATAACGAGGGAGCTCGGCCTAAAGCCGAACCCAGACCTGCTCTGGGAGCTGGTGAAAGGTGAAAGAGGGGTTTACGTCGGCGACACGCTCAACGACGAGCTGTTCGTGGAGAACTACCGGAGGAAATACGGCGATTTTGGTTTCGTCATGGTCGGGCGGGACGTTGAGAACGTCTCGGAATTCGTTGAAAACCTGCTGGGGGACAACCTTAAAAACGGCCCCGAATAG
- a CDS encoding TIGR01177 family methyltransferase codes for MLYVEILGNLPEMARDEVNAMLELGGGTIVGQDYLFLKVDASERAFPFLDRLGLAHEYGELLVEADSVDELLRKAREVEWPIEGTFKVDTETMANCRHDVLDLPRKLGAVIHSQGFRVNLSRPDTLVRVYCGEKLYAGIKIRFFDPKDFERRKAHHRPFFRPISLHPRVSRALVNLTKARKELLDPMMGAGGILIEAGLLGLKVYGVDIKPEMVEGAEMNLRHYGVRDFELKLGDATRLEELFPGKEFEAVATDPPYGTAATLAGRKREELYRAVLRSIYNVLRPGGRLAIAFPTSFDGKGEAEKLGFKMLGRYYQRVHKSLERYFYVFEKA; via the coding sequence ATGCTCTACGTTGAGATACTCGGAAACCTGCCGGAGATGGCGAGGGACGAGGTAAATGCGATGCTCGAACTCGGGGGAGGGACGATAGTCGGCCAGGACTACCTCTTCCTGAAGGTTGACGCCTCCGAGAGGGCCTTCCCCTTCCTCGACCGCCTCGGCCTTGCCCACGAGTACGGTGAGCTACTGGTTGAAGCTGATTCCGTTGACGAACTACTCAGGAAGGCCAGAGAGGTGGAGTGGCCGATTGAAGGCACGTTTAAGGTTGACACTGAGACGATGGCCAACTGCAGGCACGACGTCCTCGACCTGCCGAGGAAGCTTGGGGCGGTGATTCACTCTCAAGGCTTTCGCGTGAACCTCTCAAGGCCGGACACGCTTGTTCGCGTTTACTGTGGTGAGAAGCTCTACGCGGGGATAAAAATACGCTTCTTCGACCCCAAGGACTTCGAGAGACGAAAGGCCCACCACAGGCCGTTTTTCCGGCCGATTTCACTTCACCCGAGGGTTTCGCGCGCGCTGGTGAACCTGACGAAAGCAAGGAAAGAGTTGCTCGACCCCATGATGGGAGCCGGCGGGATACTCATCGAGGCGGGCCTGCTCGGGCTCAAGGTTTACGGCGTTGACATAAAGCCCGAGATGGTTGAAGGGGCCGAGATGAACCTTCGGCACTACGGAGTCAGGGATTTCGAGCTTAAACTCGGAGACGCGACAAGACTGGAAGAGCTCTTCCCGGGGAAGGAGTTTGAAGCTGTCGCCACAGACCCCCCCTACGGAACGGCAGCAACGCTTGCCGGGAGGAAAAGGGAAGAGCTCTACAGGGCCGTTTTGAGGAGTATCTACAACGTCCTTAGACCCGGTGGAAGGCTCGCGATAGCTTTTCCGACGAGCTTCGACGGAAAGGGCGAAGCCGAAAAGCTGGGCTTCAAGATGCTTGGACGCTACTACCAGAGGGTTCACAAGAGTCTTGAGAGGTACTTCTACGTGTTTGAAAAGGCCTGA
- a CDS encoding DUF257 family protein, with amino-acid sequence MEAMGFSGYFCSIQPGEDVIIEYSSHDPAYVLLKTLIDCLKEHDMPILIVDELDQLHVFKTHMMLAGFDTTAIDQIKVIKIGGLIQTGDVVGWIELSKELPIRKKRYEEALRKANLDFSFRIVLGFDKVLSIHEEDRRDLESLFNHMIRPYLGSRSRTTVYFINTDLITDRTLKEFREHASRVFRVRHEIDKIVLKIMKSPHISEYGEEIAVPLE; translated from the coding sequence ATGGAGGCAATGGGTTTCTCTGGGTATTTCTGTAGCATTCAGCCCGGTGAGGACGTGATTATCGAGTACTCCTCCCACGACCCCGCCTACGTTCTGCTGAAGACGCTGATTGACTGCCTAAAGGAACACGACATGCCGATTCTCATCGTCGATGAGCTGGACCAGTTGCACGTCTTTAAGACCCATATGATGCTCGCCGGCTTCGACACAACGGCCATCGACCAAATCAAGGTAATAAAAATCGGGGGGCTCATCCAGACAGGGGACGTCGTCGGATGGATTGAGCTCAGCAAGGAGTTGCCAATAAGAAAGAAGCGCTACGAGGAGGCCCTCAGGAAGGCAAACCTTGACTTCTCGTTCAGAATAGTCCTCGGCTTTGACAAGGTGCTGTCCATACACGAAGAGGACAGACGCGACCTGGAGTCACTCTTCAACCACATGATTCGCCCGTACCTGGGGAGCAGGAGTAGAACAACGGTTTACTTCATCAACACCGACTTAATAACCGACAGAACACTGAAGGAGTTCAGGGAGCACGCTAGCAGGGTCTTCCGTGTCAGGCATGAAATCGACAAGATAGTTCTCAAAATAATGAAATCCCCGCACATAAGTGAGTACGGGGAAGAAATAGCGGTTCCCCTTGAATGA
- a CDS encoding alanyl-tRNA editing protein: MTRKLYYEDAYLKDAKAKVLEVKDNALLLDQTIFYPTGGGQPHDRGTINGVEVLDVYKDDQGNVWHVVAEPEKFKPGDEVELKLDWDYRYKLMRIHSAMHLLEHVLNVVLPEKWEPYGSGMSAEKGRLDIVYPENVNKWKQEIIETFNRLVDEGGEMKIWWEGDTRYTQIRDFEVIPCGGTHVRDIKEIGHLKKFKRSSLGKGKQRLEIWLEG, encoded by the coding sequence ATGACCCGCAAGCTCTACTATGAGGACGCCTACCTCAAGGATGCCAAGGCGAAGGTTCTTGAGGTGAAGGATAACGCCCTGCTCCTCGACCAGACGATATTCTACCCAACCGGCGGGGGTCAGCCCCACGACAGGGGAACGATAAACGGCGTCGAGGTCCTCGACGTTTACAAAGACGACCAGGGCAACGTCTGGCACGTCGTTGCGGAGCCGGAGAAGTTCAAGCCCGGCGACGAGGTTGAACTCAAGCTCGACTGGGACTACCGCTACAAGCTCATGAGAATCCACAGCGCTATGCACCTCCTCGAGCACGTCCTCAACGTCGTCCTGCCCGAGAAGTGGGAGCCCTACGGAAGCGGAATGAGCGCCGAGAAGGGCAGGCTCGACATCGTTTACCCGGAGAACGTGAACAAGTGGAAGCAGGAGATAATCGAGACCTTCAACAGGCTCGTCGACGAAGGCGGAGAGATGAAGATATGGTGGGAAGGTGACACCCGCTACACCCAGATAAGGGACTTCGAGGTCATTCCCTGCGGTGGAACACACGTGAGGGACATAAAGGAAATCGGTCACCTGAAGAAGTTCAAGCGCTCCAGCCTTGGAAAGGGAAAGCAGAGGCTGGAAATCTGGCTTGAAGGCTGA
- a CDS encoding ABC transporter substrate-binding protein yields MALVLLVLAGALAVSNPVKAQSVQGDKLRIVQLAAQGSLFMGVFNPSPSGMTDTYTSRVWYFLNDPAVVTGSDVQYHSYRCQLIDVKYNVQVPSGAVVWNGTQKKWVSPNTGKVAKSAVTWKCGLGTWVDGQRITLADYLFSYAMDWEWAYQDGKDDKYYSQDWANALQSVLSKVLGLKVDKVTDDYIEYTVYQDYVVPYSKWGTAVGNYYVKPSFPWELYNVMSEMVANGVEDKAFSWSEQPQNGYQIDMIDPDQMKYFKAEAQRLTENPIPLWLSDKSGIGAYLKMWGVDEAQAGITADIAKKGYEAVISWIDKYNNAIIGDGPYYVEKYDPKGMTLVLKLANNKRIGYPGEVNGKKLPWDPYWKEIDIYGTLSAQTAVLAVAKGEYDLYWYAVTYNEFQNILEQYGNNLKPIKSIAVWWSLNINFAGNQSTGLVDTPSGVQFNPFALREVRYAMNWLINRQYIVSQILQGSGAPLFGPEVSGQIDAYARISTVAKAMSITPQGDENYAIELIDHAMTTASERLKAMGHTLEKKDGVWYFDEKPVTVKVIARVEDKRLDEGKYVAQVLQKAGFKVDLLQWQRSQANKVVYSSDPATLQWSVYTEGWVVRGIHPVTSTATDFWFLDYYVAPNFGAGSKNPYTLRQVVDAVSNGDVGKFITALGLTYYNTPDKLRPFLNWTGYDFDMLLFQNSWEKNGETVSIDNLDQFWDLYKLAYALHLYNSPRVYTVETWRFFLTNSRITVGMPDPISGVGSFVSARSVKPVSAEKTTTTGGQTTGSASSTEAPSTSSTSSGGGICGPAFIVGLAVLPLLLRRRK; encoded by the coding sequence ATGGCGCTCGTGCTTCTGGTTCTCGCGGGTGCACTTGCAGTCTCAAATCCCGTTAAGGCGCAGAGCGTTCAGGGGGACAAGCTCAGAATAGTACAGCTTGCCGCTCAGGGCAGTCTCTTCATGGGCGTCTTTAACCCGTCCCCGAGTGGAATGACCGACACGTACACAAGCAGGGTCTGGTATTTCCTCAATGACCCAGCGGTTGTGACTGGCTCGGACGTTCAGTATCACAGTTACAGGTGCCAGCTCATTGATGTCAAGTATAACGTCCAGGTTCCAAGCGGTGCCGTGGTCTGGAACGGAACCCAAAAGAAGTGGGTTTCTCCAAACACTGGGAAGGTGGCGAAGAGTGCCGTCACTTGGAAGTGTGGCCTCGGAACCTGGGTTGACGGCCAGAGGATAACCCTCGCCGACTATCTGTTCAGCTACGCGATGGACTGGGAGTGGGCCTATCAGGACGGCAAGGACGACAAGTACTACAGCCAGGACTGGGCAAACGCCCTCCAGAGCGTTCTCTCGAAGGTCCTTGGTCTCAAGGTTGACAAGGTCACCGACGACTACATCGAGTACACCGTTTACCAGGACTACGTCGTCCCGTACAGCAAGTGGGGAACTGCCGTTGGGAACTACTACGTTAAACCCTCCTTCCCGTGGGAGCTCTACAACGTTATGAGCGAGATGGTTGCCAACGGTGTTGAGGACAAGGCCTTCTCCTGGAGCGAGCAGCCGCAGAACGGTTACCAGATTGATATGATTGACCCGGACCAGATGAAGTACTTCAAGGCCGAGGCCCAGCGCCTCACTGAGAACCCAATACCCCTCTGGCTCAGTGACAAGAGCGGTATTGGCGCGTACTTAAAGATGTGGGGAGTGGATGAGGCCCAGGCGGGAATTACGGCGGATATCGCCAAGAAGGGTTATGAGGCCGTTATCAGCTGGATTGACAAGTACAACAACGCCATAATCGGCGATGGTCCCTACTACGTTGAGAAATACGACCCCAAGGGAATGACCCTCGTTCTCAAACTCGCCAATAACAAGAGGATTGGTTATCCGGGTGAGGTTAACGGTAAGAAGCTTCCGTGGGACCCGTACTGGAAGGAAATCGACATCTACGGAACCCTCAGCGCACAGACTGCCGTCCTTGCGGTTGCCAAGGGCGAGTACGACCTCTACTGGTACGCGGTGACCTACAACGAGTTCCAGAACATCCTTGAGCAGTACGGCAACAACCTCAAGCCAATCAAGAGCATAGCCGTCTGGTGGAGCCTCAACATCAACTTTGCGGGCAACCAGAGCACTGGCCTCGTAGACACTCCAAGCGGAGTCCAGTTCAACCCGTTTGCGCTCCGTGAGGTTAGGTATGCCATGAACTGGCTCATCAACAGGCAGTACATCGTCAGCCAGATACTCCAGGGAAGCGGTGCTCCCCTCTTTGGCCCTGAGGTCAGTGGACAGATAGACGCATACGCCCGGATTTCAACCGTCGCAAAGGCCATGAGTATAACCCCCCAGGGCGACGAGAACTACGCGATAGAGCTCATAGACCACGCCATGACCACCGCCTCTGAGAGATTGAAGGCGATGGGTCACACCCTTGAGAAGAAGGACGGCGTCTGGTACTTTGATGAAAAGCCCGTGACGGTCAAGGTAATCGCCCGTGTCGAGGATAAGAGGCTTGATGAAGGTAAGTACGTTGCTCAGGTTCTTCAGAAGGCTGGTTTCAAGGTTGACCTCCTCCAGTGGCAGAGGAGCCAGGCCAACAAGGTCGTTTACAGCAGTGACCCGGCGACACTTCAGTGGAGTGTGTACACCGAGGGCTGGGTTGTCAGGGGAATTCACCCCGTTACCAGCACCGCAACGGATTTCTGGTTCCTTGACTACTACGTTGCCCCGAACTTCGGAGCGGGAAGCAAGAACCCGTACACCCTGCGCCAAGTCGTTGATGCAGTTTCAAACGGCGACGTTGGCAAGTTTATCACGGCCCTTGGGCTTACCTACTACAACACCCCCGACAAGCTCAGGCCTTTCCTCAACTGGACCGGCTACGACTTCGACATGCTCCTCTTCCAGAACAGCTGGGAGAAGAACGGTGAGACCGTTAGCATAGACAACCTCGACCAGTTCTGGGACCTCTACAAGCTCGCCTACGCTCTTCACCTCTACAACTCGCCAAGGGTCTACACGGTAGAGACCTGGAGGTTCTTCCTCACCAACAGCAGGATAACCGTTGGAATGCCGGACCCCATAAGCGGTGTCGGTAGCTTCGTTTCGGCGAGGTCAGTCAAGCCGGTTTCAGCTGAGAAGACGACAACTACCGGTGGACAAACCACCGGAAGCGCGTCCTCGACGGAAGCACCCTCAACCTCGAGCACTTCAAGCGGTGGCGGAATCTGTGGTCCGGCCTTCATAGTCGGACTCGCCGTCCTGCCACTCCTCCTCAGGAGGAGGAAGTGA
- a CDS encoding phosphoadenosine phosphosulfate reductase family protein: MGRPVFLGKAYINWCEKCNVPLIGDSCAVHGKEGVFRLNITPPGDLRFAFEKDLEFIKEVFKGHFGVDVGEVLDGKVVLLNKLPSEDEAYEIIVDGYVFGYVKFDPVELRWRAGLKVEGAIALWKRFGKRMKKWVIVDKGAVEPIKNGANLLAVGVLEADPSIRVNDDVILVSEDGEVFATGIAKKDYEALIRGERGTGVKPKRQKSVNYREGRKATMEDVLRANSIALEEKVMKSREFMRKVASRYSDLPVAVAFSGGKDSLAVLGLALEEFGSDFTVFFNNTGIEFPETVEYVEKLRKELEPKGIKFVVADAGDAFWRALYVFSPPGRDYRWCCKVTKLGPITLAIKENYPKGVLMFVGQRKYESIKRFKQPRVWRNEWVPNEIGASPIFHWRAIEVWLYIFSRNLPYNPLYERGFDRIGCFLCPSASLAEFERLKREKPELWEKWRNALEHWRKRFGLPEEWITYGFWRWKKLSKGEKAIARKLGVDIPEERSWEPVRVKIEETGEGYELEFNTILNKKRLLQVAPILGEVSVEGDVVRAGNIEFFTGTRKAKAPDEGEAVSAYHLVKRAYECVGCGVCVGKCPEGALSIDPRSKKIVVNYELCTHCRECMEVCPLLKIKNPEEGSQL; this comes from the coding sequence ATGGGGAGACCGGTTTTCCTTGGAAAAGCCTACATAAACTGGTGCGAGAAATGCAACGTTCCGCTCATAGGCGATAGCTGTGCCGTTCACGGAAAGGAGGGCGTCTTCAGGCTGAACATAACCCCTCCCGGCGATTTGAGGTTCGCCTTTGAGAAGGATTTGGAGTTCATAAAGGAGGTCTTCAAAGGGCACTTCGGAGTGGACGTTGGAGAAGTCCTCGACGGAAAGGTCGTCCTCCTCAACAAGCTCCCGAGCGAGGACGAGGCCTATGAAATCATTGTGGACGGCTACGTCTTCGGCTACGTCAAGTTCGACCCGGTTGAGCTCCGCTGGAGGGCCGGCCTGAAGGTTGAAGGTGCAATAGCGCTCTGGAAACGCTTTGGAAAGAGGATGAAGAAGTGGGTTATAGTCGATAAAGGCGCCGTCGAGCCGATAAAGAACGGTGCGAACCTCCTGGCTGTCGGCGTTCTCGAGGCAGACCCGAGCATAAGGGTGAACGATGACGTGATTCTCGTCTCTGAGGACGGCGAGGTCTTTGCAACCGGGATAGCGAAGAAGGACTACGAGGCCCTAATACGGGGCGAGCGCGGAACGGGGGTCAAGCCCAAGAGGCAGAAAAGCGTCAACTACCGCGAGGGAAGAAAGGCAACGATGGAGGACGTTCTGAGAGCCAATTCGATAGCACTCGAGGAGAAGGTCATGAAAAGCCGGGAGTTCATGCGGAAAGTGGCGAGCAGGTACTCGGACTTACCCGTTGCCGTTGCCTTCTCCGGCGGGAAGGACAGCCTGGCCGTTCTCGGTTTGGCCCTGGAGGAGTTCGGAAGCGATTTCACGGTGTTCTTCAACAACACTGGAATCGAGTTCCCGGAGACGGTGGAATACGTGGAGAAGCTGAGGAAGGAGCTCGAGCCGAAGGGTATAAAGTTCGTCGTTGCAGACGCTGGAGACGCCTTCTGGAGGGCGCTCTACGTTTTCTCGCCACCAGGTCGCGATTACCGCTGGTGCTGTAAGGTCACCAAGCTCGGGCCCATAACCCTCGCAATAAAGGAGAATTACCCAAAAGGAGTGCTCATGTTCGTCGGTCAGAGAAAGTACGAAAGTATAAAGCGCTTCAAACAGCCGAGGGTCTGGAGGAACGAGTGGGTGCCAAACGAGATAGGCGCGTCGCCGATATTCCACTGGCGCGCGATTGAGGTGTGGCTCTACATCTTCAGTAGAAACCTGCCCTACAACCCGCTCTACGAGCGGGGCTTCGACAGGATAGGCTGTTTCCTCTGCCCGAGCGCTTCGCTGGCTGAATTCGAGAGGCTCAAGCGCGAGAAGCCCGAGCTCTGGGAGAAGTGGAGGAATGCCCTGGAGCACTGGAGGAAGCGCTTCGGCCTCCCGGAGGAGTGGATTACCTACGGCTTCTGGCGCTGGAAGAAGCTTAGCAAAGGTGAGAAGGCCATAGCGAGGAAGCTCGGCGTCGATATTCCCGAGGAGCGCTCCTGGGAGCCAGTCAGGGTTAAAATTGAGGAGACAGGTGAGGGCTACGAGCTGGAGTTCAACACAATCCTCAACAAAAAGCGCCTCCTGCAGGTCGCGCCGATACTTGGCGAGGTAAGCGTTGAGGGGGACGTCGTAAGGGCTGGAAACATCGAGTTCTTCACGGGGACGAGGAAAGCTAAGGCGCCAGACGAGGGGGAAGCGGTCAGCGCCTACCACCTCGTCAAGAGGGCCTACGAGTGTGTCGGCTGTGGTGTCTGCGTCGGCAAGTGTCCAGAAGGGGCCCTAAGCATAGACCCAAGGAGCAAAAAGATAGTGGTAAACTACGAGCTCTGCACGCACTGCAGGGAGTGCATGGAGGTTTGCCCGCTGTTGAAGATTAAGAACCCCGAGGAGGGGAGCCAGCTCTGA
- a CDS encoding HVO_0476 family zinc finger protein — translation MEEYFICPECGSDDVEVIKERGRELTLRCNECGNVWHVTLPKLIKVPLIVSKHERSFKSEAELPEGEEIRVGDIVETEEDEVRITGIELEGGKRVSRAKVGEIVTLWGESLTYPKVIKVSVYMPKGLTQSFRVKVPRDEEFAVGEVVEVGGYTFKIEKIKTERKMLHHGKARADEIVALMGHHIPRARARRSLKLYRGYDRENR, via the coding sequence ATGGAGGAGTACTTCATCTGTCCCGAGTGCGGTAGCGATGACGTCGAGGTCATCAAAGAGCGCGGAAGGGAGCTTACCCTTCGCTGTAACGAGTGCGGTAACGTCTGGCACGTGACGCTTCCGAAGCTCATCAAAGTCCCGCTCATCGTCAGCAAACACGAGAGGAGCTTCAAGAGCGAGGCGGAGCTTCCAGAGGGCGAGGAGATTAGAGTCGGAGACATCGTCGAGACCGAGGAGGACGAGGTAAGGATTACCGGAATCGAGCTGGAAGGCGGAAAGAGGGTGAGCCGGGCGAAGGTCGGCGAGATAGTGACTCTCTGGGGCGAGAGCCTGACCTATCCGAAGGTCATCAAGGTGTCGGTTTACATGCCGAAGGGACTCACGCAGTCCTTCCGCGTGAAGGTGCCGAGGGACGAGGAGTTCGCGGTCGGAGAGGTCGTGGAAGTTGGGGGCTACACCTTCAAGATTGAGAAGATTAAGACCGAGCGGAAGATGCTCCACCACGGGAAGGCCAGAGCCGACGAGATAGTCGCCCTCATGGGCCATCACATTCCCCGCGCGAGGGCGAGGAGGAGTCTTAAGCTTTACCGGGGCTACGACAGGGAAAACCGCTAA